In one window of Protaetiibacter larvae DNA:
- a CDS encoding FABP family protein: MFELDVDLPAELVPLSWLIGVWEGSGVIAYKVGDEVREHEFGQRVAFSHDGTPHLQYSSSAWLLPDPDDAASDSDEAPHPRPLFSEIGYWRLARPLGPADDGPAMLPGTGAPVFQTADAVETLRNGHGAFDLEVLLVQPGGVSELYLGEIKGPRIDLATDAVMRSATAKEYAAATRLYGLVEDHLLWAWDIAALGQELRTHASGRLARVD; the protein is encoded by the coding sequence GTGTTCGAGCTCGACGTCGACCTCCCGGCCGAACTCGTCCCGCTCTCCTGGCTGATCGGCGTCTGGGAGGGCAGCGGCGTCATCGCCTACAAGGTGGGCGACGAGGTGCGCGAGCACGAGTTCGGGCAGCGCGTGGCGTTCAGCCACGACGGCACACCCCACCTGCAGTACAGCTCGAGCGCGTGGTTGCTGCCGGACCCGGATGACGCGGCGTCCGACAGCGACGAGGCCCCGCATCCGCGCCCCCTCTTCTCGGAGATCGGCTACTGGCGTCTGGCCCGCCCGCTCGGCCCCGCCGACGACGGCCCCGCGATGCTGCCCGGCACCGGCGCGCCCGTCTTCCAGACCGCCGACGCGGTCGAGACGCTCCGCAATGGACACGGCGCGTTCGACCTCGAAGTGCTGCTCGTGCAGCCGGGCGGCGTGAGCGAGCTGTACCTGGGGGAGATCAAGGGGCCGCGCATCGACCTCGCCACCGACGCCGTCATGCGATCCGCGACGGCGAAGGAGTACGCCGCGGCGACCAGGTTGTACGGGCTCGTCGAGGATCACCTGCTGTGGGCGTGGGACATCGCGGCACTCGGGCAGGAGCTGCGCACGCACGCCTCCGGACGTCTGGCGCGGGTGGACTGA
- a CDS encoding YgfZ/GcvT domain-containing protein, which produces MVEHLGDIFGEQRALAAGRAFVDLSEREVIAVTGADRLSWIDSLTSQSLARLQPGESAETLLLDPSGRIEYAARVIDDGETTWLLMDAGTGAGFAAFLERMRFMLRVEVADRSAEYATIGMLGAREPAADAVSTLRRDADAPLGQRLLDVSAAPNGVPLVWNDPWTAVQPGGHQYARGAHPGADWSYREVLVERTRLGELADAPQAGTLALEALRIAAWRPRAATELDATAIPHEFDWLRSAVHLAKGCYRGQETVAKVHNLGHPPRRLVLLHLDGSDEVLPAAGDELRLGRPQDDGTVVGRITASARHYELGPIALALVKRSADPASELTVVADAGLVPATQELIVPPDAGAEVEVPRIPRLGAVRR; this is translated from the coding sequence ATGGTCGAGCATCTGGGCGACATCTTCGGCGAGCAGCGCGCGCTCGCGGCGGGCCGCGCCTTCGTCGACCTCTCCGAGCGCGAGGTGATCGCGGTCACGGGTGCCGATCGGCTGAGCTGGATCGACTCGCTCACCTCCCAGTCGCTCGCGCGCCTGCAGCCGGGCGAGTCCGCCGAGACCCTGCTGCTGGATCCGAGCGGCCGCATCGAGTACGCGGCGCGCGTGATCGACGACGGCGAGACCACCTGGCTGCTCATGGACGCCGGCACGGGCGCCGGCTTCGCCGCCTTCCTCGAGCGCATGCGCTTCATGCTGCGCGTCGAGGTGGCGGACCGCTCCGCCGAGTATGCGACCATCGGCATGCTGGGCGCGCGGGAGCCGGCGGCGGATGCCGTCTCCACCCTTCGCCGTGACGCCGACGCCCCTCTCGGGCAACGCCTGCTCGACGTGTCCGCCGCCCCGAACGGGGTGCCGCTCGTGTGGAACGACCCGTGGACTGCGGTGCAGCCGGGCGGGCACCAGTACGCGCGAGGCGCGCATCCGGGTGCCGACTGGAGCTACCGCGAGGTGCTCGTCGAGCGCACGCGGCTCGGGGAGCTCGCGGATGCGCCGCAGGCCGGCACCCTCGCGCTCGAGGCGCTGCGGATCGCCGCCTGGCGCCCGCGGGCCGCGACCGAGCTCGACGCCACCGCCATCCCGCACGAGTTCGACTGGCTGCGTTCGGCGGTGCACCTCGCCAAGGGCTGCTACCGCGGCCAGGAGACGGTCGCCAAGGTGCACAATCTGGGGCATCCGCCGCGGCGTCTCGTGCTGCTGCACCTCGACGGCAGCGACGAGGTGCTGCCGGCCGCCGGTGACGAGCTGCGGCTCGGCCGCCCGCAGGACGACGGGACGGTGGTCGGCAGGATCACGGCGTCCGCGCGGCACTACGAGCTCGGACCGATCGCGCTCGCCCTCGTGAAGCGCTCCGCCGATCCGGCGTCCGAGCTGACCGTGGTCGCCGATGCGGGTCTCGTGCCCGCGACCCAGGAGCTCATCGTGCCGCCCGATGCGGGCGCCGAGGTCGAGGTGCCGCGCATCCCGCGGCTCGGTGCGGTGCGCCGCTGA
- a CDS encoding FUSC family protein produces the protein MSAELRRLERRVRRQVDVRMAGRRVWESLPAIVQILVAVAAAYAIAHWGLGHAVPLLAITVTINSLGFARDARPVRVAETVLGILLGIALGDALSLLVGRGLWQLVVVLAVVFVVGRAVSANPAFAVAAAVPSALVVMLPDPSGGPFSRSLDGLVGGVVALLVTALVPRDPRRAASRDGRALFSIFEESLASIVDGLADADPAAGELALTRLRRTQPLIDAWATTLDTAISVARISPWVHRHLPELRRGARVLRGADLAARHLRTIARRAEFLVRDGRVRPELAGALSQLATGVRLLGRELDDPELAGAARAEFTRLIGRLDPEELIPGAPVPDAAFLLLLRPLLVDLLEATGLDADDARALLPPIA, from the coding sequence ATGAGCGCCGAGCTGCGCCGACTCGAGCGGCGGGTGCGTCGCCAGGTGGACGTGCGGATGGCCGGGCGCCGGGTGTGGGAGTCGCTGCCGGCGATCGTGCAGATCCTCGTCGCGGTGGCCGCGGCCTACGCGATCGCGCACTGGGGGCTCGGGCACGCGGTGCCGCTGCTCGCCATCACGGTCACCATCAACTCGCTCGGCTTCGCGCGGGACGCGCGGCCCGTGCGGGTGGCCGAGACGGTGCTCGGCATCCTGCTCGGGATCGCGCTCGGCGACGCGCTGTCGCTGCTGGTCGGGCGGGGGCTGTGGCAGCTCGTCGTCGTGCTCGCCGTGGTGTTCGTGGTGGGGCGCGCGGTGTCGGCGAATCCCGCGTTCGCGGTGGCGGCTGCCGTGCCGTCGGCTCTGGTCGTGATGCTGCCGGACCCTTCGGGCGGGCCGTTCTCGCGGTCGCTCGACGGGCTCGTCGGCGGTGTGGTGGCGCTGCTCGTGACCGCGTTGGTGCCGCGCGACCCGCGGCGTGCCGCATCCCGGGACGGGCGCGCGCTGTTCTCGATCTTCGAGGAGTCGCTCGCCTCGATCGTCGACGGGCTCGCCGATGCCGATCCGGCCGCCGGGGAGCTGGCGCTCACGCGGCTGCGGCGCACGCAGCCGCTCATCGACGCCTGGGCGACCACGCTCGACACGGCGATCTCGGTCGCGCGGATCTCGCCGTGGGTGCATCGGCACCTGCCGGAGCTGCGGCGGGGTGCGCGGGTGCTGCGCGGAGCGGATCTCGCCGCCCGGCACCTGCGCACGATCGCGCGCCGTGCCGAGTTCCTCGTGCGGGACGGGCGTGTCCGTCCCGAGCTGGCGGGGGCGCTGTCGCAGCTGGCGACCGGGGTGCGCCTGCTGGGGCGCGAGCTGGACGATCCGGAGCTGGCGGGGGCCGCGCGGGCGGAGTTCACCCGGTTGATCGGGCGGCTCGACCCCGAGGAGCTCATCCCGGGCGCCCCGGTGCCGGATGCCGCGTTCCTGCTCCTGCTGCGCCCGCTCCTGGTCGACCTGCTCGAGGCGACCGGTCTCGACGCCGACGACGCGCGCGCCCTGCTGCCGCCGATCGCCTGA
- a CDS encoding class I SAM-dependent methyltransferase codes for MARANRPEGRITRGTTGVNRLRRVDRWIAALPILRQAQDPLVVDLGYGASATTSNELHERLARVRTDVEVLGIEIDPERVRLASLAARPGVSFRLGGFEVPTDAGRRPAIIRAFNVLRQYDEAEVADAWARMAARLAPGGQLVEGTCSELGRVASWVTLDASGPHTFTISLRLAGLEAPSIVAERLPKALIHRNVPGERIHELLLALDRAWATHAPLSVYGPVQRWQATVATLRDTGHPVLDRAPLGGRARWRLGELSLPWAAVAPRP; via the coding sequence ATGGCGAGAGCGAACAGGCCCGAGGGGCGGATCACGCGCGGCACGACCGGCGTGAACCGGCTGCGGCGGGTGGACCGGTGGATCGCGGCGCTGCCGATCCTGCGGCAGGCACAGGATCCGCTCGTGGTCGACCTCGGCTACGGGGCCTCCGCGACGACGAGCAACGAGCTGCACGAGCGCCTGGCGCGGGTGCGGACGGACGTCGAGGTGCTCGGCATCGAGATCGACCCGGAGCGGGTGCGGCTCGCCTCCCTCGCCGCGCGACCGGGCGTGAGCTTCCGGCTCGGCGGCTTCGAGGTCCCGACGGATGCCGGGCGCCGTCCCGCGATCATCCGGGCCTTCAATGTGCTGCGGCAGTACGACGAGGCGGAGGTGGCGGATGCCTGGGCGCGCATGGCCGCGCGCCTCGCGCCGGGCGGGCAGCTCGTGGAGGGCACCTGCAGCGAGCTGGGGCGGGTGGCGAGCTGGGTGACGCTCGACGCGTCCGGGCCGCACACCTTCACGATCTCGCTGCGGCTCGCGGGGCTGGAGGCGCCGTCGATCGTCGCCGAACGGTTGCCGAAGGCGCTCATCCATCGCAACGTGCCCGGCGAGCGCATCCATGAGCTGCTGCTCGCGCTCGACAGGGCCTGGGCGACGCACGCGCCGCTCTCGGTGTACGGTCCGGTGCAGCGCTGGCAGGCGACGGTCGCGACCCTGCGCGACACGGGGCATCCGGTGCTCGACCGCGCGCCGCTCGGCGGCCGCGCCCGCTGGCGTCTCGGCGAGCTTTCGCTGCCCTGGGCGGCCGTCGCCCCGCGCCCCTGA
- a CDS encoding phosphoglyceromutase, translated as MTSTLILLRHGNSDWNQKNLFTGWVDVRLSEQGIAEAKRAGELLAESGLAPEILYTSVLTRAIQTANLALEVADRLWIPVKRSWRLNERHYGALQGLDKAETLEKYGPELFQTWRRSFDTPPPPLADDAEYSQVGDERYADLADAELPRTESLKLVIDRMLPYWHSDITQDLGAGKTVLVTAHGNSLRALVKHLDGISDEDIAELNIPTGIPLVYELDDAFQPTGPGAYLDPEAAEAGAAAVAAQGKK; from the coding sequence ATGACCTCCACGCTCATCCTGCTGCGGCACGGCAACTCCGACTGGAACCAGAAGAACCTGTTCACCGGATGGGTGGACGTGCGCCTCAGTGAGCAGGGCATCGCCGAGGCCAAGCGTGCCGGCGAGCTGCTCGCCGAGTCGGGCCTCGCGCCCGAGATCCTCTACACGAGCGTGCTCACCCGCGCCATCCAGACCGCGAACCTCGCCCTCGAGGTGGCCGACCGCCTGTGGATCCCCGTGAAGCGCAGCTGGCGCCTCAACGAACGCCACTACGGCGCCCTGCAGGGCCTCGACAAGGCCGAGACGCTCGAGAAGTACGGCCCCGAGCTGTTCCAGACCTGGCGCCGCAGCTTCGACACCCCGCCCCCGCCGCTCGCCGACGACGCCGAGTACAGCCAGGTGGGTGACGAGCGCTACGCCGACCTCGCCGACGCCGAGCTCCCGCGCACCGAGAGCCTCAAGCTCGTCATCGACCGGATGCTGCCCTACTGGCACTCCGACATCACCCAGGATCTCGGCGCGGGCAAGACCGTGCTCGTCACCGCCCACGGCAACTCGCTGCGCGCGCTCGTCAAGCACCTCGACGGCATCTCCGACGAGGACATCGCCGAGCTCAACATCCCCACCGGCATCCCGCTCGTCTACGAGCTCGACGACGCGTTCCAGCCCACCGGCCCCGGCGCGTACCTCGACCCGGAGGCGGCTGAGGCGGGCGCCGCCGCGGTCGCGGCGCAGGGCAAGAAGTAG
- a CDS encoding thiamine-binding protein → MLVAFSVSPIGDGRADGSVHEAVAAAVKIVRDSGLPNRTDAMFTTIEGEWDEVFDVVKRATEAVGAYGSRVSLVLKADIRPGRTGELDGKLERLERAIGEQA, encoded by the coding sequence ATGCTGGTCGCCTTCTCCGTGTCGCCCATCGGCGACGGCCGTGCCGACGGTTCCGTGCACGAGGCGGTCGCGGCGGCCGTGAAGATCGTGCGCGACTCGGGGCTGCCGAACCGCACCGACGCGATGTTCACGACGATCGAGGGCGAGTGGGACGAGGTCTTCGACGTCGTCAAGCGCGCCACCGAGGCGGTGGGCGCCTACGGCTCGCGGGTGTCGCTCGTGCTGAAGGCCGACATCCGTCCGGGACGCACGGGGGAGCTCGACGGTAAGCTCGAGCGCCTCGAACGGGCGATCGGCGAACAAGCCTGA
- the phoU gene encoding phosphate signaling complex protein PhoU, which translates to MREVFQQELREVQDRLVEISTLVGDSIENATRAFNESDVALAETVIEDDRKIDALAAELDELAITILARQQPVARDLRIVVSALRISASLERMGDMAEHIAQLARYRFPEKVVPKGLRSTFREMGALDVEIARKLTELLATQDPAIAEHIRNEDDKVDALHLAVFDKVLGETWKGETVDTVDATLASRYHERFADHAVSIAKKVLYLATGDWVQPNS; encoded by the coding sequence ATGCGCGAGGTGTTCCAGCAGGAGCTGCGCGAGGTGCAGGATCGACTCGTCGAGATCTCCACCCTCGTGGGCGACTCGATCGAGAACGCCACCCGCGCGTTCAACGAGTCCGACGTGGCCCTCGCCGAGACGGTCATCGAGGACGACCGCAAGATCGACGCCCTCGCCGCGGAGCTCGACGAGCTCGCCATCACGATCCTGGCGCGCCAGCAGCCGGTCGCCCGCGACCTGCGCATCGTGGTGAGCGCGCTGCGCATCAGCGCCTCCCTCGAGCGGATGGGCGACATGGCCGAGCACATCGCACAGCTCGCGCGCTACCGCTTCCCCGAGAAGGTCGTGCCGAAGGGTCTGCGCTCGACGTTCCGCGAGATGGGCGCGCTCGACGTGGAGATCGCCCGCAAGCTCACCGAGCTGCTCGCCACCCAGGATCCGGCGATCGCAGAGCACATCCGCAACGAGGACGACAAGGTCGACGCGCTGCACCTCGCGGTCTTCGACAAGGTGCTCGGCGAGACCTGGAAGGGCGAGACGGTCGACACGGTCGACGCGACCCTGGCGTCCCGCTACCACGAGCGCTTCGCCGACCACGCCGTCTCGATCGCCAAGAAGGTGCTCTACCTCGCCACCGGCGACTGGGTGCAGCCCAACTCCTGA
- a CDS encoding sensor histidine kinase — MDAAWLVPAALAFGLAVGIGASAAVVAAHSRGQRAAAVVHPTVPDGVEEVIDALETAGIVLDSSNNVLTCSTAAVALGLVWNHAIVHPELVALVDRVRIEGSAANEELQLPRGPFGDAQVHLLVRAAPLGSRFVLVLADDRTEAHRLEDVRRDFVANISHELKTPIGAIGLLAEALESAADEPDEVQRFAHRLTIESDRLRSLTHEIIELSRLQAADALEHAGRVSVDSVVAQAVDANRVAAESHRITIVAQTSPEAVVWGDEAMLVTAVHNLVANAIQYSPDGTRVGVGVSRRDGAIEIAVTDQGVGIPDAERDRVFERFFRVDSARSRQTGGTGLGLSIVKHVVQNHGGDVRVWSQQGRGSTFTIRLPEAAPAAATTPRGARS, encoded by the coding sequence ATGGATGCGGCATGGCTCGTGCCCGCGGCTCTCGCGTTCGGGCTGGCGGTGGGAATCGGCGCATCCGCGGCCGTCGTCGCCGCGCACAGCCGCGGTCAGCGCGCCGCGGCCGTCGTGCATCCGACCGTCCCCGACGGGGTCGAGGAGGTCATCGACGCGCTCGAGACGGCCGGCATCGTGCTCGACAGCTCGAACAATGTGCTCACCTGCTCGACCGCGGCCGTCGCCCTCGGGTTGGTCTGGAACCATGCCATCGTGCATCCCGAGCTCGTCGCGCTCGTGGACCGCGTGCGCATCGAGGGCTCGGCGGCGAACGAGGAGTTGCAGCTGCCGCGCGGACCGTTCGGCGACGCCCAGGTGCACCTGCTCGTGCGGGCGGCGCCGCTCGGGAGCCGCTTCGTGCTCGTGCTCGCCGACGACCGCACCGAGGCGCACCGCCTGGAGGATGTGCGTCGCGACTTCGTCGCCAACATCTCCCACGAGTTGAAGACCCCGATCGGCGCGATCGGGCTGCTCGCCGAGGCGCTCGAGTCGGCCGCCGACGAGCCGGACGAGGTGCAGCGTTTCGCGCACCGCCTCACGATCGAGTCGGATCGGCTCCGCAGCCTCACCCACGAGATCATCGAGCTCAGCCGCCTGCAGGCCGCCGACGCGCTCGAGCATGCGGGGCGCGTGTCGGTGGATTCGGTCGTCGCTCAGGCGGTCGACGCCAACCGGGTGGCCGCCGAGTCGCACCGCATCACGATCGTCGCGCAGACCTCGCCCGAGGCGGTCGTATGGGGCGATGAGGCGATGCTCGTCACAGCCGTGCACAACCTGGTCGCCAACGCCATCCAGTACTCGCCCGACGGCACGCGGGTGGGTGTCGGGGTGAGCCGCCGTGACGGCGCGATCGAGATCGCGGTCACCGACCAGGGCGTCGGGATCCCCGATGCGGAGCGCGATCGCGTCTTCGAGCGCTTCTTCCGCGTCGACTCCGCGCGCAGCCGCCAGACGGGCGGCACCGGCCTCGGCCTCAGCATCGTCAAGCACGTGGTGCAGAACCACGGCGGTGACGTGCGGGTGTGGTCGCAGCAGGGCCGCGGCTCGACGTTCACCATCCGACTTCCGGAGGCCGCCCCGGCCGCCGCGACGACACCCCGTGGAGCCCGTTCGTGA
- a CDS encoding response regulator transcription factor has protein sequence MTRILIVEDEPSLAEPLAFLLGREGYETSIAVDGRAALADFDRNGADLVLLDLMLPGLSGTEVCREIRSHSSVPIIMLTAKDSEVDIVVGLELGADDYVTKPYSSRELLARIRAVLRRRVDVPLEEEEAVLEAGPVRMDIERHAVSVDGREVSMPLKEFELLEFLLRNAGRVLTRGQLIDRIWGSDYFGDTKTLDVHIKRIRAKIEPDPAQPQLLVTVRGLGYRFEN, from the coding sequence GTGACCCGCATCCTCATCGTCGAAGACGAGCCTTCGCTCGCCGAGCCCCTCGCGTTCCTGCTGGGGCGGGAGGGGTACGAGACCTCGATCGCCGTGGACGGTCGCGCCGCGCTCGCCGACTTCGACCGCAACGGCGCCGACCTGGTGCTGCTCGACCTCATGCTGCCGGGACTCTCGGGCACCGAGGTGTGCCGCGAGATCCGCTCCCACTCGAGCGTGCCGATCATCATGCTGACCGCGAAGGACAGCGAGGTCGACATCGTCGTGGGGCTCGAGCTGGGTGCCGACGACTACGTCACGAAGCCCTACTCGAGCCGCGAGCTGCTGGCCCGCATCCGGGCCGTGCTGCGCCGCCGCGTCGACGTGCCGCTCGAGGAGGAGGAGGCGGTGCTCGAGGCCGGCCCCGTGCGGATGGACATCGAGCGGCACGCGGTGTCGGTGGACGGTCGCGAGGTGTCCATGCCGCTCAAGGAATTCGAGCTGCTCGAGTTCCTGCTGCGCAACGCCGGCCGGGTGCTCACGCGCGGCCAGCTGATCGACCGCATCTGGGGTTCCGACTACTTCGGCGACACCAAGACCCTCGATGTGCACATCAAGCGCATCCGCGCCAAGATCGAGCCCGATCCGGCGCAGCCGCAGCTGCTCGTGACGGTGCGCGGCCTCGGCTACCGCTTCGAGAACTAG
- a CDS encoding CarD family transcriptional regulator, producing MLFEVGETVVYPHHGAATIIEVKDRVIKGETKRYLKLNVTQGDLIIEVPADNVDLVGVRDVIGKEGLDKVFEVLRAPFTEEPTNWSRRYKANLEKLASGDVIKVSEVVRDLWRRDQDRGLSAGEKRMLAKARQILISELALAEKTDEEKASTVLDEVLAS from the coding sequence ATGCTCTTCGAGGTCGGCGAGACTGTCGTCTATCCCCATCACGGTGCGGCAACCATCATCGAGGTCAAAGACAGGGTCATCAAGGGCGAGACCAAGCGGTACCTGAAGCTCAACGTCACCCAGGGCGACCTCATCATCGAGGTGCCCGCCGACAACGTCGACCTGGTCGGCGTGCGGGACGTCATCGGCAAGGAGGGCCTCGACAAGGTTTTCGAGGTGCTCCGCGCGCCGTTCACGGAGGAGCCCACCAACTGGAGCCGCCGCTACAAGGCCAACCTCGAGAAGCTCGCCTCGGGCGACGTCATCAAGGTGTCCGAGGTCGTGCGCGACCTGTGGCGCCGCGACCAGGACCGCGGCCTCTCGGCCGGCGAGAAGCGGATGCTCGCGAAGGCCCGGCAGATCCTCATCTCCGAGCTCGCGCTTGCGGAGAAGACCGACGAGGAGAAGGCCTCGACCGTGCTCGACGAGGTCCTCGCCTCCTGA
- the ispF gene encoding 2-C-methyl-D-erythritol 2,4-cyclodiphosphate synthase has protein sequence MSPLPDEVRTAIVVVAAGSGTRLGRDEPKAFVEVHGVSILEHALRGVFGAVEPLQVIVVAPAALVARARAIGEHVAGAASAHLTVVAGGDTRQRSVAAGLAVLADGIDQVLVHDAARALAPASLIDRVVHAVRTGGGDGVVPALAMIDTVKRVDGDRVVGAVDRSDLVTVQTPQGFPRAQLLAAYASVADDHTDDAALYAAAGHGILTVPGEPLAFKITTPWDLARAERLVDASDGIRTGIGVDAHRYDETVPLWLGGVYFPDEPGLDGHSDGDAVIHAICDALLSAAGLGDLGSRFGSADPRYAGAESGIFLRETLALVEGVGFRVGNVAVQVVANRPRLAARRSELEAHLGELVGAPVSVAATTADGLGFSGRGEGLVAIATALLSR, from the coding sequence ATGAGCCCGCTCCCGGATGAGGTGCGCACCGCGATCGTGGTGGTCGCCGCAGGCAGCGGGACCCGCCTCGGTCGCGATGAGCCGAAGGCCTTCGTCGAGGTGCACGGTGTCAGCATCCTCGAGCATGCCCTTCGGGGCGTCTTCGGCGCCGTCGAGCCGCTCCAGGTGATCGTCGTCGCGCCCGCCGCGCTTGTCGCGCGCGCCCGCGCGATCGGCGAGCACGTCGCGGGGGCCGCCTCGGCGCACCTGACGGTCGTCGCCGGTGGCGACACGCGGCAGCGTTCGGTCGCGGCGGGGCTCGCCGTGCTCGCCGACGGCATCGATCAGGTGCTCGTGCACGACGCCGCCCGCGCGCTTGCGCCGGCATCGCTCATCGATCGGGTCGTGCACGCGGTGCGCACGGGCGGCGGCGACGGGGTGGTCCCCGCGCTCGCCATGATCGACACCGTGAAGCGCGTGGACGGCGACCGGGTGGTCGGCGCCGTCGACCGCAGCGACCTGGTGACCGTCCAGACACCGCAGGGCTTCCCCCGGGCGCAGCTGCTCGCCGCCTACGCCTCGGTCGCCGACGATCACACGGACGACGCGGCGCTCTACGCGGCCGCAGGCCACGGCATCCTCACGGTGCCCGGCGAGCCGCTCGCCTTCAAGATCACGACCCCGTGGGATCTGGCCCGCGCCGAGCGGCTCGTGGATGCCTCTGACGGCATCCGCACCGGGATCGGCGTGGACGCCCACCGCTACGACGAGACGGTGCCGCTCTGGCTCGGGGGCGTCTACTTTCCGGACGAGCCGGGCCTCGACGGTCACAGCGACGGCGACGCGGTGATCCATGCGATCTGCGATGCGCTGCTGTCCGCGGCGGGGCTCGGGGATCTCGGCTCGCGCTTCGGCTCGGCCGATCCGCGCTACGCCGGGGCGGAGAGCGGCATCTTCCTGCGGGAGACGCTCGCCCTGGTCGAAGGCGTCGGCTTCCGGGTGGGCAATGTGGCGGTGCAGGTGGTCGCCAACCGCCCGCGCCTCGCCGCGCGCCGCAGCGAGCTCGAGGCGCACCTGGGCGAGCTCGTGGGTGCGCCCGTGAGCGTGGCCGCGACGACCGCGGACGGCCTCGGCTTCAGCGGCCGCGGCGAGGGGCTCGTCGCGATCGCCACCGCGCTCCTCTCCCGCTGA